A genomic stretch from Heterodontus francisci isolate sHetFra1 chromosome 23, sHetFra1.hap1, whole genome shotgun sequence includes:
- the LOC137383018 gene encoding immunoglobulin lambda-1 light chain-like — protein MSDWAPVIIALILCVAYSNAEVTINQPPSKSITLGGTVQISCTLSGATLGSNDIYWYQQKYGNVHRYLFYHYAGSSISRPSGVPDRFSGSVSGNTGTLSISKVELEDAADYYCALWNNRHFVFGKGTKLSVGNPQEPSVSVLPPSSDQITTKNTATLVCLVSGFNPGVVEIEWTVDDSVRANGVETSRIQQETDNTFSVSSYLTLPASEWNSHELYTCVVKHETQANPLKTSIARSNCM, from the exons ATGTCTGACTGGGCCCCTGTTATAATTGCGTTAATTCTTTGCGTGGCAT ATTCGAATGCGGAGGTTACAATAAATCAGCCGCCTTCGAAATCGATTACTCTGGGAGGAACCGTCCAAATAAGTTGTACCTTGTCTGGTGCCACCTTAGGAAGCAACGACATATATTGGTACCAGCAGAAATATGGAAATGTTCATCGATATTTGTTTTATCATTATGCTGGAAGCAGCATCAGCAGACCCTCGGGTGTGCCAGACCGGTTTTCTGGGTCGGTATCCGGCAACACGGGAACATTAAGTATCAGTAAAGTTGAATTGGAGGACGCCGCGGACTATTACTGTGCTTTATGGAACAACAGGCAC TTTGTGTTCGGTAAAGGGACCAAGCTGAGTGTTGGCA atccgCAGGAACCATCGGTGTCCGTCCTTCCGCCTTCATCGGATCAAATCACAACAAAGAACACGGCGACCCTGGTGTGTTTGGTGAGCGGGTTTAACCCGGGAGTCGTGGAGATTGAGTGGACTGTAGATGACAGTGTGAGAGCGAATGGTGTTGAGACCAGTCGGATCCAGCAGGAGACGGACAACACGTtcagtgtgagcagttatctgactCTGCCAGCCTCAGAGTGGAACTCACACGAGCTTTACACCTGTGTGGTTAAACACGAGACTCAAGCAAATCCGCTTAAAACAAGTATTGCTAGGTCCAACTGTATGTGA